In bacterium, a single window of DNA contains:
- the neuB gene encoding N,N'-diacetyllegionaminic acid synthase has protein sequence MDRTPRSVTIAGQPVGPGHRPLILAEIGINHNGDPHLGGAMIRAGRKAGADAVKFQAFTPSRLFNPVANPVAVEMFQEWALTESDFQALHQVAIAEGIPFLCTPFGVDWVAFLNDVLQVPAFKIASSDCTNPLLLDAVAATGKPVILSTGMTTLDEVAYGVGRLEAGGCPGIVLLHCITQYPPEAEEVNLLALRTLAAEFSWPIGFSDHWTGNLAAFAAIAMGACLIEKHFTLDRELPGPDQAGSADPAMLQELVEATPLLWQMRGDGVKEAKGRETGLRTAGRPGLYLTRSLPAGHRLRREDLYAARPQGEVPADALDAVLGQPLPADLPADAAVPASLLVSLAVPAL, from the coding sequence ATGGACCGCACTCCCCGATCTGTCACCATCGCCGGTCAGCCCGTAGGCCCCGGCCATCGCCCCCTGATCCTGGCAGAAATCGGCATCAACCATAACGGCGACCCCCATCTGGGAGGGGCCATGATCCGGGCTGGCCGGAAAGCAGGCGCGGATGCCGTGAAGTTCCAGGCGTTTACCCCCTCACGGCTCTTCAATCCTGTGGCGAATCCGGTCGCAGTCGAGATGTTCCAGGAATGGGCCCTCACCGAGTCTGACTTCCAGGCGTTGCATCAGGTGGCGATCGCTGAGGGGATCCCCTTTCTCTGTACACCCTTCGGTGTCGACTGGGTGGCATTTCTCAACGATGTCCTGCAGGTGCCGGCATTCAAGATCGCTTCGAGCGACTGCACCAATCCGCTCCTGCTGGATGCAGTGGCGGCGACCGGCAAGCCGGTGATTCTCTCCACGGGCATGACGACGCTGGACGAAGTGGCGTATGGGGTCGGACGGCTGGAAGCCGGGGGCTGTCCGGGCATCGTGTTGCTGCATTGCATCACGCAGTACCCGCCCGAAGCGGAAGAGGTCAATTTGCTGGCGCTGCGGACGCTCGCCGCGGAGTTCTCCTGGCCCATAGGATTCAGCGACCACTGGACCGGCAACCTCGCCGCGTTCGCGGCGATCGCGATGGGTGCCTGCCTCATCGAAAAGCATTTCACCCTCGATCGCGAACTCCCGGGGCCGGACCAGGCCGGGTCCGCCGACCCCGCCATGCTGCAGGAGCTGGTCGAGGCCACACCCCTCCTCTGGCAGATGCGGGGGGATGGCGTCAAGGAGGCGAAGGGCCGGGAGACCGGGCTGCGCACCGCAGGACGTCCGGGGCTATACCTGACACGGTCGCTGCCCGCAGGGCATCGTTTACGGCGTGAAGACCTCTACGCTGCGCGTCCCCAGGGCGAGGTCCCCGCGGATGCCCTCGATGCGGTGCTTGGCCAGCCGCTTCCTGCGGACCTGCCGGCGGATGCGGCGGTCCCGGCATCCTTGCTGGTGTCACTTGCGGTCCCGGCCCTGTAG
- the fliS gene encoding Flagellar secretion chaperone FliS has product MDVKQTYMEQSINAATPERKLQALLHGAVGFIHQARKALAEGALDTCHNATIKAQNIYLELLIALDPEAGDYVPHLQGIYYLVYDILLDANIRKDDARFEEAQRIAEQVRDLWEEVIGKSRTEPPVLPVADSEPAAAEPRRHINIAG; this is encoded by the coding sequence ATGGACGTCAAGCAAACCTACATGGAGCAGTCCATCAACGCCGCGACTCCGGAGCGCAAGCTTCAGGCGCTGCTGCATGGCGCGGTCGGATTCATTCACCAGGCCCGCAAAGCTCTGGCGGAAGGCGCGCTCGATACCTGCCACAACGCCACCATCAAGGCGCAAAACATCTATCTGGAGCTCCTCATCGCCCTCGATCCCGAAGCGGGGGACTATGTGCCGCATCTGCAGGGGATCTACTATCTGGTCTACGACATCCTGCTGGATGCCAACATCCGCAAGGATGACGCCCGCTTTGAGGAAGCGCAGCGGATCGCCGAACAGGTCCGGGACCTCTGGGAAGAAGTGATCGGCAAATCCCGTACGGAACCCCCGGTCCTTCCTGTTGCTGACAGCGAGCCCGCAGCAGCCGAGCCGCGTCGACACATCAACATCGCTGGCTGA